A single window of Periophthalmus magnuspinnatus isolate fPerMag1 chromosome 9, fPerMag1.2.pri, whole genome shotgun sequence DNA harbors:
- the LOC117376443 gene encoding bromodomain-containing protein 3-like isoform X1 has product MSDAPETAPPSPPAITNPPPPEVTNPNKPGRKTNQLQYMQNVVVKTLWKHQFAWPFYQPVDAIKLCLADYHKVIKNPMDMGTIKKRLENNYYWSASEAMQDFNTMFTNCYIYNKPTDDIVLMAQALEKIFLQKVAQMPQEEVALLPPAPKGKKQSKQPAANPVNQQQAESSSPSPSQTAVISPTPTPLQATPPASAPQPPATIMPSAQPVVKQKKGVKRKADTTTPTTSAISSSRADSPTGPEPKTKPSRRPSAKSREEPGAAEAVGGAPAPGTGAKRVGAGKLGEQMKHCDAILKEMLSKKHAAYAWPFYKPVDAEALELHDYHDIIKHPMDLSTVRKKMDKSEYSDPQSFATDVRLMFSNCYKYNPPDHEVVAMARKLQDVFEMRFAKIPDEGLEASVPSTTPVVSKSTASSDSSNNSSSDESSDSEEERATRLAELQEQVGEPANRRGANHRPSNHRLKAVHEQLAVLSQAPVSKPKKKKEKKDKEKKKDKGNKAKLEEEKKKPVAAAQPKPANQKKAPARKANSTVTATRQPKKGGKSGSANGEEGEESSLPMTYDEKRQLSLDINRLPGEKLGRVVHIIQSREPSLRDSNPDEIEIDFETLKPSTLRELERYVKSCLQKKQRKLMQKAAGGGASGAGGGASRLSGSSSSSSDDSSSTGSSSSSDTD; this is encoded by the exons ATGTCCGACGCCCCAGAGACAGCGCCTCCTAGCCCCCCGGCCATCACCAACCCTCCCCCTCCAGAAGTTACCAATCCAAATAAACCGGGCCGAAAGACCAACCAGCTGCAGTACATGCAGAATGTTGTGGTCAAGACACTGTGGAAGCACCAGTTTGCCTGGCCCTTTTATCAGCCTGTGGATGCCATTAAGCTCTGCCTCGCC GATTACCATAAAGTGATCAAGAATCCCATGGATATGGGCACCATAAAGAAACGTCTGGAGAACAACTATTACTGGAGCGCCAGTGAGGCCATGCAGGACTTCAACACTATGTTCACAAACTGTTATATCTACAACAAG CCTACAGATGACATCGTGCTCATGGCCCAGGCCCTGGAGAAGATATTTCTGCAGAAGGTGGCTCAAATGCCTCAGGAGGAAGTGGCTCTGCTCCCTCCAGCTCCAAAAGGGAAGAAACAGAGCAAGCAGCCAGCTGCCAATCCAG TGAACCAGCAGCAAGCAgagtcctcctctccctccccctctcagaCGGCTGTAATCTCACCCACACCCACCCCCCTACAGGCCACCCCCCCTGCCTCCGCCCCACAACCACCAGCCACCATCATGCCCTCCGCCCAGCCTGTTGTCAAG cAGAAGAAAGGTGTAAAGAGGAAAGCAGACACAACCACTCCCACCACTTCTGCCATCTCATCCAGCCGTGCAGACTCCCCCACGGGCCCTGAACCCAAAACCAAGCCCTCGCGCCGCCCTTCAGCAAAGTCCAGAGAGGAACCGGGAGCAGCAGAGGCAGTGGGCGGGGCTCCAGCACCAGGCACGGGGGCCAAGCGGGTAGGAGCAGGGAAGTTAGGGGAGCAAATGAAACACTGCGACGCCATTTTGAAAGAGATGCTGTCGAAGAAACATGCGGCTTACGCATGGCCCTTCTACAAACCTGTGGACGCAGAGGCACTGGAGCTGCACGACtatcatgacatcatcaagcACCCCATGGACCTCAGCACGGTCCGG AAAAAGATGGACAAAAGTGAGTACAGCGACCCACAGAGTTTTGCTACAGATGTGAGATTAATGTTTTCCAACTGCTACAAATACAACCCTCCAGACCACGAGGTGGTGGCCATGGCCCGCAAACTCCAG gATGTATTCGAGATGCGTTTCGCTAAGATCCCAGATGAGGGCCTGGAGGCATCTGTCCCCTCCACGACTCCAGTGGTCAGTAAATCCACCGCCTCCTCCGACAGCAGCAACAACTCCTCCTCCGACGAATCCTCTGACTCTGAGGAGGAGCGAGCCACGCGATTGGCCGAGCTCCAGGAGCAGGTGGGTGAACCGGCCAATCGCAGAGGGGCCAATCACAGACCATCCAATCACAGG CTGAAGGCGGTACATGAGCAGTTGGCAGTGCTCTCACAGGCGCCTGTCTCCAAaccaaagaagaagaaagagaagaaggataaggagaagaagaaagacaaaGGGAACAAGGCCAAActcgaggaggagaagaagaaaccTGTGGCGGCCGCTCAGCCCAAACCGGCCAATCAGAAGAAAGCTCCAGCCAGAAAGGCCAACAGCACAGTCACCGCCACAAG acAACCCAAAAAGGGCGGCAAATCTGGCTCGGCgaatggagaggagggagaggagtctTCTCTGCCCATGACGTATGACGAGAAGCGGCAGCTGAGTCTGGACATAAACCGTTTACCCGGAGAGAAGCTGGGCCGCGTGGTGCACATCATTCAGTCCAGAGAGCCATCGCTGCGAGACTCCAACCCCGATGAGATCGAGATAGACTTCGAGACGCTCAAACCCTCCACGCTCCGAGAGCTCGAGAGATACGTCAAGTCCTGCCtgcagaagaagcagaggaaACTCATGC AGAAAGCAGCTGGCGGCGGAGCTTCGGgtgcagggggcggggccagtaGGTTGAGTGGCagctcatcctcttcctccgaTGACAGCTCATCCACGggaagctcctcctcctctgacacaGACTGA
- the LOC117376443 gene encoding bromodomain-containing protein 3-like isoform X3: MSDAPETAPPSPPAITNPPPPEVTNPNKPGRKTNQLQYMQNVVVKTLWKHQFAWPFYQPVDAIKLCLADYHKVIKNPMDMGTIKKRLENNYYWSASEAMQDFNTMFTNCYIYNKPTDDIVLMAQALEKIFLQKVAQMPQEEVALLPPAPKGKKQSKQPAANPVNQQQAESSSPSPSQTAVISPTPTPLQATPPASAPQPPATIMPSAQPVVKQKKGVKRKADTTTPTTSAISSSRADSPTGPEPKTKPSRRPSAKSREEPGAAEAVGGAPAPGTGAKRVGAGKLGEQMKHCDAILKEMLSKKHAAYAWPFYKPVDAEALELHDYHDIIKHPMDLSTVRKKMDKSEYSDPQSFATDVRLMFSNCYKYNPPDHEVVAMARKLQDVFEMRFAKIPDEGLEASVPSTTPVVSKSTASSDSSNNSSSDESSDSEEERATRLAELQEQLKAVHEQLAVLSQAPVSKPKKKKEKKDKEKKKDKGNKAKLEEEKKKPVAAAQPKPANQKKAPARKANSTVTATRQPKKGGKSGSANGEEGEESSLPMTYDEKRQLSLDINRLPGEKLGRVVHIIQSREPSLRDSNPDEIEIDFETLKPSTLRELERYVKSCLQKKQRKLMQKAAGGGASGAGGGASRLSGSSSSSSDDSSSTGSSSSSDTD, translated from the exons ATGTCCGACGCCCCAGAGACAGCGCCTCCTAGCCCCCCGGCCATCACCAACCCTCCCCCTCCAGAAGTTACCAATCCAAATAAACCGGGCCGAAAGACCAACCAGCTGCAGTACATGCAGAATGTTGTGGTCAAGACACTGTGGAAGCACCAGTTTGCCTGGCCCTTTTATCAGCCTGTGGATGCCATTAAGCTCTGCCTCGCC GATTACCATAAAGTGATCAAGAATCCCATGGATATGGGCACCATAAAGAAACGTCTGGAGAACAACTATTACTGGAGCGCCAGTGAGGCCATGCAGGACTTCAACACTATGTTCACAAACTGTTATATCTACAACAAG CCTACAGATGACATCGTGCTCATGGCCCAGGCCCTGGAGAAGATATTTCTGCAGAAGGTGGCTCAAATGCCTCAGGAGGAAGTGGCTCTGCTCCCTCCAGCTCCAAAAGGGAAGAAACAGAGCAAGCAGCCAGCTGCCAATCCAG TGAACCAGCAGCAAGCAgagtcctcctctccctccccctctcagaCGGCTGTAATCTCACCCACACCCACCCCCCTACAGGCCACCCCCCCTGCCTCCGCCCCACAACCACCAGCCACCATCATGCCCTCCGCCCAGCCTGTTGTCAAG cAGAAGAAAGGTGTAAAGAGGAAAGCAGACACAACCACTCCCACCACTTCTGCCATCTCATCCAGCCGTGCAGACTCCCCCACGGGCCCTGAACCCAAAACCAAGCCCTCGCGCCGCCCTTCAGCAAAGTCCAGAGAGGAACCGGGAGCAGCAGAGGCAGTGGGCGGGGCTCCAGCACCAGGCACGGGGGCCAAGCGGGTAGGAGCAGGGAAGTTAGGGGAGCAAATGAAACACTGCGACGCCATTTTGAAAGAGATGCTGTCGAAGAAACATGCGGCTTACGCATGGCCCTTCTACAAACCTGTGGACGCAGAGGCACTGGAGCTGCACGACtatcatgacatcatcaagcACCCCATGGACCTCAGCACGGTCCGG AAAAAGATGGACAAAAGTGAGTACAGCGACCCACAGAGTTTTGCTACAGATGTGAGATTAATGTTTTCCAACTGCTACAAATACAACCCTCCAGACCACGAGGTGGTGGCCATGGCCCGCAAACTCCAG gATGTATTCGAGATGCGTTTCGCTAAGATCCCAGATGAGGGCCTGGAGGCATCTGTCCCCTCCACGACTCCAGTGGTCAGTAAATCCACCGCCTCCTCCGACAGCAGCAACAACTCCTCCTCCGACGAATCCTCTGACTCTGAGGAGGAGCGAGCCACGCGATTGGCCGAGCTCCAGGAGCAG CTGAAGGCGGTACATGAGCAGTTGGCAGTGCTCTCACAGGCGCCTGTCTCCAAaccaaagaagaagaaagagaagaaggataaggagaagaagaaagacaaaGGGAACAAGGCCAAActcgaggaggagaagaagaaaccTGTGGCGGCCGCTCAGCCCAAACCGGCCAATCAGAAGAAAGCTCCAGCCAGAAAGGCCAACAGCACAGTCACCGCCACAAG acAACCCAAAAAGGGCGGCAAATCTGGCTCGGCgaatggagaggagggagaggagtctTCTCTGCCCATGACGTATGACGAGAAGCGGCAGCTGAGTCTGGACATAAACCGTTTACCCGGAGAGAAGCTGGGCCGCGTGGTGCACATCATTCAGTCCAGAGAGCCATCGCTGCGAGACTCCAACCCCGATGAGATCGAGATAGACTTCGAGACGCTCAAACCCTCCACGCTCCGAGAGCTCGAGAGATACGTCAAGTCCTGCCtgcagaagaagcagaggaaACTCATGC AGAAAGCAGCTGGCGGCGGAGCTTCGGgtgcagggggcggggccagtaGGTTGAGTGGCagctcatcctcttcctccgaTGACAGCTCATCCACGggaagctcctcctcctctgacacaGACTGA
- the LOC117376443 gene encoding bromodomain-containing protein 3-like isoform X2, with protein MSDAPETAPPSPPAITNPPPPEVTNPNKPGRKTNQLQYMQNVVVKTLWKHQFAWPFYQPVDAIKLCLADYHKVIKNPMDMGTIKKRLENNYYWSASEAMQDFNTMFTNCYIYNKPTDDIVLMAQALEKIFLQKVAQMPQEEVALLPPAPKGKKQSKQPAANPVNQQQAESSSPSPSQTAVISPTPTPLQATPPASAPQPPATIMPSAQPVVKKKGVKRKADTTTPTTSAISSSRADSPTGPEPKTKPSRRPSAKSREEPGAAEAVGGAPAPGTGAKRVGAGKLGEQMKHCDAILKEMLSKKHAAYAWPFYKPVDAEALELHDYHDIIKHPMDLSTVRKKMDKSEYSDPQSFATDVRLMFSNCYKYNPPDHEVVAMARKLQDVFEMRFAKIPDEGLEASVPSTTPVVSKSTASSDSSNNSSSDESSDSEEERATRLAELQEQVGEPANRRGANHRPSNHRLKAVHEQLAVLSQAPVSKPKKKKEKKDKEKKKDKGNKAKLEEEKKKPVAAAQPKPANQKKAPARKANSTVTATRQPKKGGKSGSANGEEGEESSLPMTYDEKRQLSLDINRLPGEKLGRVVHIIQSREPSLRDSNPDEIEIDFETLKPSTLRELERYVKSCLQKKQRKLMQKAAGGGASGAGGGASRLSGSSSSSSDDSSSTGSSSSSDTD; from the exons ATGTCCGACGCCCCAGAGACAGCGCCTCCTAGCCCCCCGGCCATCACCAACCCTCCCCCTCCAGAAGTTACCAATCCAAATAAACCGGGCCGAAAGACCAACCAGCTGCAGTACATGCAGAATGTTGTGGTCAAGACACTGTGGAAGCACCAGTTTGCCTGGCCCTTTTATCAGCCTGTGGATGCCATTAAGCTCTGCCTCGCC GATTACCATAAAGTGATCAAGAATCCCATGGATATGGGCACCATAAAGAAACGTCTGGAGAACAACTATTACTGGAGCGCCAGTGAGGCCATGCAGGACTTCAACACTATGTTCACAAACTGTTATATCTACAACAAG CCTACAGATGACATCGTGCTCATGGCCCAGGCCCTGGAGAAGATATTTCTGCAGAAGGTGGCTCAAATGCCTCAGGAGGAAGTGGCTCTGCTCCCTCCAGCTCCAAAAGGGAAGAAACAGAGCAAGCAGCCAGCTGCCAATCCAG TGAACCAGCAGCAAGCAgagtcctcctctccctccccctctcagaCGGCTGTAATCTCACCCACACCCACCCCCCTACAGGCCACCCCCCCTGCCTCCGCCCCACAACCACCAGCCACCATCATGCCCTCCGCCCAGCCTGTTGTCAAG AAGAAAGGTGTAAAGAGGAAAGCAGACACAACCACTCCCACCACTTCTGCCATCTCATCCAGCCGTGCAGACTCCCCCACGGGCCCTGAACCCAAAACCAAGCCCTCGCGCCGCCCTTCAGCAAAGTCCAGAGAGGAACCGGGAGCAGCAGAGGCAGTGGGCGGGGCTCCAGCACCAGGCACGGGGGCCAAGCGGGTAGGAGCAGGGAAGTTAGGGGAGCAAATGAAACACTGCGACGCCATTTTGAAAGAGATGCTGTCGAAGAAACATGCGGCTTACGCATGGCCCTTCTACAAACCTGTGGACGCAGAGGCACTGGAGCTGCACGACtatcatgacatcatcaagcACCCCATGGACCTCAGCACGGTCCGG AAAAAGATGGACAAAAGTGAGTACAGCGACCCACAGAGTTTTGCTACAGATGTGAGATTAATGTTTTCCAACTGCTACAAATACAACCCTCCAGACCACGAGGTGGTGGCCATGGCCCGCAAACTCCAG gATGTATTCGAGATGCGTTTCGCTAAGATCCCAGATGAGGGCCTGGAGGCATCTGTCCCCTCCACGACTCCAGTGGTCAGTAAATCCACCGCCTCCTCCGACAGCAGCAACAACTCCTCCTCCGACGAATCCTCTGACTCTGAGGAGGAGCGAGCCACGCGATTGGCCGAGCTCCAGGAGCAGGTGGGTGAACCGGCCAATCGCAGAGGGGCCAATCACAGACCATCCAATCACAGG CTGAAGGCGGTACATGAGCAGTTGGCAGTGCTCTCACAGGCGCCTGTCTCCAAaccaaagaagaagaaagagaagaaggataaggagaagaagaaagacaaaGGGAACAAGGCCAAActcgaggaggagaagaagaaaccTGTGGCGGCCGCTCAGCCCAAACCGGCCAATCAGAAGAAAGCTCCAGCCAGAAAGGCCAACAGCACAGTCACCGCCACAAG acAACCCAAAAAGGGCGGCAAATCTGGCTCGGCgaatggagaggagggagaggagtctTCTCTGCCCATGACGTATGACGAGAAGCGGCAGCTGAGTCTGGACATAAACCGTTTACCCGGAGAGAAGCTGGGCCGCGTGGTGCACATCATTCAGTCCAGAGAGCCATCGCTGCGAGACTCCAACCCCGATGAGATCGAGATAGACTTCGAGACGCTCAAACCCTCCACGCTCCGAGAGCTCGAGAGATACGTCAAGTCCTGCCtgcagaagaagcagaggaaACTCATGC AGAAAGCAGCTGGCGGCGGAGCTTCGGgtgcagggggcggggccagtaGGTTGAGTGGCagctcatcctcttcctccgaTGACAGCTCATCCACGggaagctcctcctcctctgacacaGACTGA
- the LOC117376051 gene encoding kazal-type serine protease inhibitor domain-containing protein 1-like → MQSVLILVWSLHLVWTFPSSTLEPSSDPILDPSPDSMDPGAEQNLAPGCPPCDPHLCPPAVGCRAGVVQGVCGCCEECGNILGQSCDPGPEPRLHGLCGTGMRCAVDPRPGARSADDQDELLCVCDQQEALCGSDGNTYRNRCEFREAAFFNLLLRVKGKGPCKTVPIIKVPPQTQVNSSGSLLLFLCEVYAFPAATVEWRKEGQEGSLPGDDPHLSVQSRGGPLKFELSSWLQIERAGLQDAGTYQCVARNKLGTVSASAQLRIMTQEDLSSYLANSISEMNQLLDQDYDQDLY, encoded by the exons ATGCAGTCTGTGTTGATCCTTGTTTGGAGTTTACACCTGGTCTGGACTTTTCCGAGCTCCACCCTGGAACCGTCCTCGGACCCTATCTTAGACCCATCCCCGGACTCCATGGAcccaggagcagagcagaactTGGCCCCTGGCTGCCCCCCCTGCGACCCCCACCTCTGCCCTCCTGCTGTGGGCTGCCGGGCAGGGGTGGTGCAGGGGGTCTGTGGGTGTTGTGAGGAGTGTGGGAACATTCTGGGACAGAGCTGTGACCCAGGACCCGAGCCGAGACTGCACGGACTTTGCGGCACCGGCATGAG GTGTGCTGTGGATCCTCGCCCTGGAGCGCGCTCAGCAGACGACCAGGATgagctgctgtgtgtgtgtgaccagcaggaggcgctgTGTGGCAGTGATGGCAACACCTACAGGAACAG GTGTGAGTTCAGGGAGGCAGCCTTCTTCAATCTTCTGCTCAGAGTCAAAGGGAAAGGACCCTGCAAAACGG TCCCCATTATAAAAGTGCCTCCGCAGACTCAGGTGAACAGTTCAGgctctctgctgctgtttttgtgtgagGTTTATGCATTTCCTGCGGCGACCGTCGAGTGGAGGAAGGAGGGCCAGGAGGGGTCGCTACCTGGAGACGACCCCCACCTCTCTGTACAG TCTAGGGGTGGGCCTCTGAAGTTTGAGCTCTCCAGTTGGCTACAGATTGAGCGGGCAGGACTTCAGGACGCGGGGACCTATCAGTGTGTCGCTCGAAATAAACTGGGGACAGTGTCGGCATCAGCCCAGCTACGAATAATGACACAAG AGGATTTATCGTCGTATTTGGCCAACAGTATCTCAGAGATGAACCAGCTTTTGGACCAGGACTACGACCAGGACCTGTACTAA